A genomic segment from Lignipirellula cremea encodes:
- a CDS encoding radical SAM protein: MVQVRNYSFLGTTQSLCPECLALTPTKIIERGGRVYFRKRCPTHGEREDFVCSDVRFYDRLEYVTPAKLPNQFGVEPDKGCPFDCGLCTEHEQHTCVALVEITGNCNLTCPMCFAASAPGGKHLTLAECCAAIDRLVKVEGRPEVLQLSGGEPTLHPQFDQILDYALAQPIDYVQINTNGVRLAHDPQLVERIARHADRLEVFLQFDGLDDRVYQALRGEPLLAIKQQAVERLGAAGVHITLAVTLQGGLNEDQIGPIARFAIERPWINGINFQPATYSGRHVLPAELEQRVTFPDVIKALAVQTDGMFRESDFFPLPCAHPNCHSLTFVYRSQGRCVPLTRFFDPRENLDLLANGVTLTRARSRDLIMQYLGRQACCGDGGCGPADGDDNLIAMPGAPATGKQASKRQTPAWTLPDDDPETAELAAEFVQKALAEELGAEDVLRITITSFLDAYNFDVRRVMKCCTHHVLPSGHVIPFCAYNVLYRNGAVELPDLKQQPAAVENSRASE, from the coding sequence ATGGTTCAGGTTCGCAACTATTCTTTTCTGGGGACGACCCAGAGCCTGTGCCCGGAATGTCTGGCGCTGACGCCGACGAAAATTATCGAGCGAGGCGGCCGGGTATATTTTCGCAAACGCTGCCCGACCCATGGTGAGCGGGAGGACTTCGTTTGCTCCGATGTTCGCTTTTACGACCGACTGGAATACGTAACGCCGGCGAAACTGCCAAACCAGTTTGGCGTGGAGCCCGACAAAGGCTGCCCTTTTGATTGCGGCCTGTGCACCGAGCATGAGCAGCATACGTGCGTGGCGCTGGTCGAGATTACCGGCAACTGCAATCTGACCTGCCCCATGTGCTTTGCGGCCAGCGCCCCGGGCGGCAAGCACCTGACGCTGGCCGAGTGTTGTGCGGCCATCGATCGACTGGTCAAGGTGGAAGGTCGTCCCGAGGTACTGCAGCTTTCCGGCGGCGAACCGACCCTGCATCCCCAGTTCGATCAGATTCTCGATTACGCCCTGGCCCAGCCAATCGACTACGTGCAGATCAACACCAACGGCGTGCGGCTGGCGCACGACCCGCAACTGGTGGAGCGGATCGCCCGTCACGCCGACCGGCTGGAGGTGTTCCTGCAGTTCGACGGGCTGGATGACCGCGTATACCAGGCGTTGCGGGGCGAACCGCTGCTGGCGATCAAGCAGCAGGCGGTCGAGCGGTTAGGCGCCGCCGGCGTGCATATCACGCTGGCCGTGACCCTGCAGGGCGGCCTCAACGAGGACCAGATCGGGCCAATCGCCCGGTTCGCCATAGAACGCCCCTGGATCAACGGGATCAACTTCCAGCCGGCGACGTATTCGGGCCGTCATGTTTTGCCAGCCGAGCTGGAGCAACGGGTCACCTTTCCCGACGTCATCAAAGCGCTGGCGGTGCAGACCGACGGGATGTTTCGTGAGAGCGACTTTTTCCCGCTCCCTTGTGCGCACCCCAACTGTCACAGCCTGACGTTCGTCTATCGTTCGCAAGGACGCTGCGTGCCGTTGACCCGGTTCTTTGATCCGCGTGAGAACCTGGACCTGCTGGCCAACGGCGTCACCCTGACGCGGGCCCGTTCGCGCGATCTAATCATGCAGTACCTTGGCCGGCAAGCCTGTTGCGGCGACGGCGGCTGCGGCCCTGCCGATGGCGACGACAATCTGATCGCGATGCCCGGCGCGCCAGCTACCGGCAAGCAGGCATCAAAGAGGCAGACGCCGGCCTGGACCCTGCCGGACGACGATCCGGAAACGGCCGAGCTGGCGGCCGAGTTTGTGCAGAAGGCGCTGGCGGAAGAGCTGGGGGCGGAGGATGTATTACGGATCACGATCACGTCGTTCCTGGACGCGTACAACTTCGATGTCCGCCGGGTGATGAAGTGCTGCACGCACCATGTGCTGCCCAGCGGACATGTGATTCCGTTCTGCGCCTACAACGTCCTCTACCGCAACGGCGCGGTGGAACTGCCCGACCTCAAACAACAGCCGGCAGCGGTGGAAAATTCACGCGCAAGCGAATGA
- a CDS encoding NYN domain-containing protein, which produces MNAVEPLIAVFIDFENLAIGVRQMKAGDFQIQLILKRLLEKGRIVYKRAYCDWRNYEKNVREFHSQGVEMLDIPQTKMSGKNSADIHMVVDALDLCYSKQHIDIFALISGDSDFSPLVSKLKENNKRVIGCGVKSSTSDLLISNSDEFIYYDDLIRTAKKARPKTKKTTSDSEPADKRQEAIDRVLEVLQSLEQDYDAVWGSMLKQAIRRVYPGFNEGYYGYRSFSELLEDVKRQGEVELEYDKKRGNYEIRLKDL; this is translated from the coding sequence ATGAATGCCGTCGAACCATTAATCGCCGTCTTTATCGATTTTGAAAACCTGGCGATTGGAGTCCGGCAGATGAAAGCCGGCGACTTTCAGATCCAGCTGATCCTGAAACGTCTGCTGGAAAAAGGTCGCATTGTTTACAAACGGGCTTACTGCGACTGGAGAAACTACGAAAAGAATGTGCGCGAGTTCCATTCCCAGGGAGTGGAAATGCTGGATATCCCGCAGACCAAAATGAGCGGCAAGAACAGCGCCGACATTCACATGGTCGTCGACGCGCTCGACCTGTGCTATTCCAAACAGCATATCGATATTTTCGCCCTGATTTCCGGCGACAGCGATTTCTCTCCGCTGGTTTCGAAGCTGAAAGAGAATAACAAACGAGTCATCGGTTGCGGCGTCAAAAGCTCTACTTCGGACCTGCTGATCTCCAACTCCGACGAATTTATTTATTACGACGATCTGATCCGCACGGCCAAAAAAGCCCGACCCAAAACGAAAAAGACCACCAGCGATAGCGAACCAGCCGACAAACGCCAGGAAGCGATCGACCGCGTACTCGAAGTGCTGCAGTCGCTGGAGCAGGACTACGACGCCGTGTGGGGCTCCATGCTCAAACAGGCGATCCGCCGCGTTTATCCGGGCTTCAACGAAGGCTACTACGGCTACCGTAGTTTTTCCGAACTGCTCGAAGACGTCAAACGCCAGGGCGAAGTCGAACTGGAATACGACAAGAAACGCGGCAACTACGAAATTCGCCTGAAAGACCTGTAA
- a CDS encoding PQQ-binding-like beta-propeller repeat protein codes for MTGRLPFLRTATFTGALLWLACAAALTSAADVEIRLTASQDGQPLASSLVDFRYSPEGGLIATQWLSGMELDGRPLFPIESDKVEVPEAPQLTNRPEPALDDLDDLLGDINKAEKPAPPAPRAIDQVDPLYQDQAFSDRTRIGPVRQRRSTARRPVTSKSAISPGQAVFPPGAARVDIVCYPLTITAVRGGEPITFTPRLAFAERDLLADCLFEHSPDVPLGDDSLPARQGFEGQTGWLKGVRGGERLFRQLTIYLPASSNEPYRLQGGQFQLAATGVKLTRPNGSGGVQLRQAGPFALELVYPPEPTPLPALPVLAALRGDWQIQQTTLSQADGGQTIAPLTLRSVKHGVRTLRPRQFASTDTPTDSAAPSANGPAYVLALSQPDDDASPVLRLIGLPSSQESTAGRLTIRLTQTSDLGALDPPASFTGRLLPGDKLRGGSLATDAGPAVAITQELKFEHQGADRWSADIAQARAGLYGLTLDLEPTFTQALPIVLAHAETAGAVSLYTYHNRCDYRRGEQVHVGVQLRTVRPVAEQQAVLQAINDQGQVTASLPFTLQAEQGAPQTLFAPLETADLPLGRYRLAVKFDDPQGPALLTYNSQFTLYDDRPKSTFALYAWMSNSFSGPIKAGRKSLVNLVIGQKPSAFLTPDELAELTAQPAYPSYLQSTLAADPLYPAPHTATRYDEETEREAAIAMRLGMQYCPDYGWGMNGQEAAWNPKHTLPQELDRIRRLSAQVTQRHRDFGNFAGLHFNWYPRLGGNWEAHPPTDGNAVPRREMLQEQASQVYAATPEDQAAPDGDLRRAVRAHHFRVGAFSRAYDAWTAKARTLPAGMTERASSDDLATANALRHDQQQPGLTGAPVYTSFPPVSWFQQRNYYPTAFHASLPVAAVHAYTDYGFSPFQPLWAIDQWTAGIHDKPQWVTTMSNGRDIMLRHALLLAGRGADGIDINGQDAATAGVIADFLSAYGPYFRTQKPTSDVAIITSLRQQFSSKELIGQWMGYTGGTYFDLYVKLWFAHHPPAMLPEEDITLARLQQYKAVFLVGQQAPLPQGADAALRAYIAGGGHVFKDSGTGLDFPGQSYNLQPDAELVKANRWQPEAYNPNRDKAFVGTLASYEAIAASLQELLGRLSPPHVTADSHQVMLAVLEPSPPAAAGIGEASDSPKVVSTVFAVNDRRTMPGIVHPWNFWSATVMAGRSTLSFDGDYVLYDLLEGGREITLTKQADGRFTTEVQFNRCAGRAYLVMNEPIRRVDLVTSQATRDGPFEIVATANSAGGFPFASPLPFEIRLIDPAGETVQTLYRPLGPGYHSRVTIPAAGASGDWKVVVRELASGITAETTLFKRPYDPSEDDRPRQPASPVMLPRPAEVAQFLRGDAPEKMASQEPVLILLDERQLTGSQQDQEAGVLALAEGLRQRLAAAGRPAEVRRIGGLDLVEAPLRWRPNGRDARYQAEAVAGERVLVAKSLHSLYERGADGQAGPLDVLHPSSGWLEPGARHRIYREVILLGNVTQNRFLADLHATVGVRTDNGFLGPGAALVQVVHEAFTPHHACLSIQAPDLAGLQAGVEAAWATLSPPTSAPLARADLSGNSVPVAVSGIQKQPLPNPIQTVFGAPVQPIEFLPDGGLLVGAGTQASSYYRFDAAGKLQQHWLGKYGVLLDPRPATSPTEGQADSLAGMWIRDWWGVPGYVDTVVRADAQATPQWLMEQPRYARSYAGWKHPGSRSAVHRQSGDLLTAGNAVLSRITPEGEIVWKYDDLETSNSVETFRFARDMMIHGVSDDGRHLLIAAFGIEPYANLVSKIWRPALMLIDADNGKVLWEKPELLIDHSACGFAGPDRILAADATPGRQRLMLFDLQGKEQWSIRRPDGVSEAELTSDGLHIILRPAAPRDANRQTLGPAQGLQSVTLSPAGKVLEEREFPLTADLHDSRFLRSANRVLVSTVDGKLRCFAPDARLLWEQTFPGPCRLLPAPDGERIAVGTENGLLLLLDADGKVLRQTDLMAYNAVVDEAAYVAAYTASPAEVPRRDPRGKAPARIDVRHGEFVKFSPNLLPPAANVSRVTPAAPVELALPAGPTGTLLLALTQQTADGRPPADDARLRVEVKATGSDEVLYSAAVALSAEPAERTFAWKLVKPTALTLAIRYEGAGAGATLHQAALFSMQYPSTNLLAQRVLEGPDQPLVEAPVDLDLLLGDEQKASPPKVRFFMPNDIDLTARARGAAPFLPAVPFTMPFDGDLAGEKTSWLGKPIRGSSHAQLQLTWDTPVKLSVLAAYENPGQPYTRAFALFCRRADTGEWFQAGRRIDNESPFNLFTFPAAQVDAVTYLWLRSPDSHARLAELEGYRSVGLPGLEP; via the coding sequence ATGACTGGGCGATTGCCGTTCCTGCGTACCGCCACTTTCACTGGGGCCCTGCTGTGGCTGGCCTGCGCCGCTGCGCTAACCTCGGCCGCCGATGTGGAGATCCGCCTGACCGCCAGCCAGGATGGCCAGCCGCTGGCCAGCAGTCTGGTCGACTTCCGGTATTCACCCGAAGGGGGATTGATCGCCACGCAATGGCTATCGGGGATGGAACTCGACGGCCGGCCGCTGTTTCCGATCGAAAGCGACAAGGTCGAAGTACCGGAAGCGCCCCAGCTGACCAATCGACCGGAACCGGCGCTCGACGATCTCGACGACCTGCTCGGCGACATCAACAAAGCAGAGAAACCCGCTCCCCCGGCGCCGCGGGCCATCGACCAGGTCGACCCCCTCTACCAGGACCAGGCGTTCAGCGACCGCACCCGAATCGGCCCCGTCCGTCAGCGACGCAGCACGGCCCGGCGGCCCGTGACCAGCAAGTCCGCCATCAGCCCCGGCCAGGCCGTCTTCCCCCCAGGCGCCGCCCGGGTGGATATCGTCTGTTACCCACTGACGATCACGGCCGTGCGCGGAGGAGAGCCGATTACCTTTACGCCACGGCTGGCGTTTGCCGAGCGGGACCTCCTGGCCGATTGCCTGTTTGAACACAGCCCCGATGTGCCGCTGGGGGACGACTCCCTACCGGCCCGCCAGGGGTTTGAAGGACAAACAGGCTGGCTCAAAGGGGTCCGTGGCGGCGAGCGTCTTTTTCGCCAGTTGACGATCTATCTGCCCGCCTCGTCGAATGAGCCGTATCGCCTGCAGGGAGGCCAGTTCCAGCTGGCTGCGACCGGCGTCAAACTGACCCGACCCAACGGATCCGGCGGAGTGCAGTTGCGACAAGCTGGGCCGTTCGCCCTGGAACTCGTCTACCCTCCCGAGCCGACCCCCTTACCCGCCTTGCCCGTCCTGGCCGCGTTGCGGGGAGACTGGCAGATCCAGCAAACGACCTTGTCGCAGGCAGATGGCGGACAGACAATCGCGCCGCTGACGCTGCGTTCTGTCAAGCATGGCGTGCGCACCCTGCGGCCGCGCCAGTTCGCATCGACGGACACCCCGACCGACTCTGCCGCCCCATCGGCGAACGGCCCCGCGTATGTGCTGGCGTTGTCGCAGCCCGATGACGATGCGTCGCCCGTGCTGCGGCTGATCGGTTTGCCATCGTCGCAGGAATCAACCGCCGGGCGGCTGACTATACGGCTGACCCAGACCAGCGACCTGGGCGCCCTGGATCCGCCGGCCTCGTTCACCGGACGACTGCTACCCGGTGATAAGCTTCGCGGCGGATCGTTGGCAACCGATGCCGGACCAGCGGTGGCGATCACCCAGGAGCTGAAGTTCGAGCATCAGGGGGCTGATCGCTGGTCGGCCGACATCGCCCAGGCTCGGGCCGGGCTGTACGGTCTGACCCTGGACCTGGAACCGACCTTTACGCAGGCATTGCCGATCGTGCTGGCTCACGCCGAAACGGCCGGCGCCGTCTCGCTCTACACCTACCACAATCGGTGCGATTACCGCCGCGGCGAGCAGGTCCATGTGGGCGTCCAACTCCGCACGGTGCGGCCGGTGGCAGAGCAGCAGGCCGTCCTGCAGGCGATCAACGACCAGGGCCAGGTGACGGCCAGTCTGCCCTTCACGCTGCAGGCAGAACAGGGCGCGCCGCAGACGCTGTTCGCCCCGCTGGAAACGGCCGACTTGCCGCTGGGACGGTACCGCCTGGCAGTCAAGTTCGACGACCCGCAAGGCCCGGCGTTACTCACCTACAACAGCCAGTTCACTTTATACGACGACCGGCCGAAGTCGACCTTCGCCCTGTACGCTTGGATGTCGAACAGCTTTTCCGGCCCGATCAAAGCCGGAAGGAAGTCGCTCGTCAATCTGGTCATCGGGCAGAAGCCGTCGGCGTTCCTGACTCCCGACGAACTGGCCGAGTTGACCGCGCAGCCCGCTTACCCGTCGTACCTGCAGTCGACCCTGGCGGCCGATCCGCTGTATCCAGCTCCACATACGGCGACCCGGTACGATGAGGAAACCGAACGGGAGGCGGCCATCGCCATGCGGCTGGGAATGCAATACTGCCCCGACTATGGCTGGGGGATGAACGGGCAGGAGGCGGCCTGGAACCCGAAGCACACCTTGCCCCAGGAACTGGACCGCATCCGCCGACTGTCGGCCCAGGTCACCCAGCGGCATCGCGACTTTGGCAACTTTGCGGGTTTGCACTTCAACTGGTATCCGCGGCTGGGCGGCAACTGGGAGGCCCACCCGCCGACCGACGGCAACGCCGTGCCCCGCCGGGAGATGCTGCAGGAACAGGCCAGCCAGGTTTACGCCGCCACGCCAGAAGATCAGGCGGCCCCCGACGGCGACCTCCGCCGCGCCGTGCGCGCCCATCACTTTCGTGTCGGCGCTTTCTCCCGGGCGTACGACGCCTGGACCGCCAAAGCCCGCACACTGCCGGCCGGCATGACCGAACGGGCCTCGTCCGACGATCTCGCGACCGCCAACGCCTTACGCCACGATCAGCAGCAGCCCGGTCTGACGGGCGCTCCCGTGTATACGTCTTTCCCGCCCGTCAGCTGGTTCCAGCAGCGGAACTATTATCCCACGGCGTTCCATGCGAGCCTGCCGGTGGCCGCCGTGCATGCTTATACGGACTATGGCTTCTCGCCCTTCCAGCCGTTGTGGGCCATCGACCAGTGGACGGCCGGTATTCACGACAAGCCGCAATGGGTTACCACCATGAGCAACGGCCGCGATATTATGCTGCGGCACGCGTTGCTGCTGGCGGGTCGCGGGGCCGACGGGATTGATATCAACGGGCAGGATGCGGCCACGGCCGGCGTGATCGCCGATTTCCTGTCGGCGTATGGTCCTTACTTTCGCACCCAGAAGCCAACCAGCGACGTCGCCATCATCACTTCGCTCCGCCAGCAATTCTCCAGCAAGGAGCTGATCGGCCAGTGGATGGGCTACACGGGCGGAACGTACTTCGACCTTTACGTCAAACTCTGGTTCGCCCATCATCCGCCCGCCATGCTGCCGGAAGAGGACATCACCCTCGCACGCCTGCAGCAGTACAAGGCCGTGTTCCTGGTCGGCCAGCAGGCGCCGCTGCCGCAGGGCGCCGACGCTGCCTTGCGGGCGTACATCGCCGGGGGAGGACACGTCTTCAAGGACTCCGGCACGGGGCTGGACTTTCCCGGCCAATCGTACAACCTTCAGCCCGATGCGGAACTGGTCAAAGCGAATCGCTGGCAGCCCGAGGCGTATAATCCCAACCGCGATAAGGCGTTTGTCGGTACGCTCGCCAGCTACGAAGCGATCGCGGCGTCGCTGCAGGAACTGCTGGGGCGGCTCTCGCCGCCGCATGTGACGGCCGACTCGCACCAGGTGATGCTGGCCGTGCTGGAACCGTCGCCGCCGGCCGCAGCAGGGATCGGTGAAGCGAGCGACTCGCCCAAAGTGGTGTCGACGGTGTTTGCGGTCAACGATCGCCGCACCATGCCCGGCATTGTGCATCCGTGGAACTTCTGGTCGGCGACCGTCATGGCGGGCCGCAGCACGCTATCGTTCGACGGCGATTACGTCTTGTACGATCTGCTCGAAGGCGGCCGGGAGATCACACTGACCAAACAGGCCGACGGCCGGTTTACGACCGAAGTGCAGTTTAATCGCTGTGCAGGCCGGGCTTACCTGGTCATGAACGAGCCGATTCGCCGGGTCGACCTGGTAACGTCGCAGGCAACGCGCGACGGCCCCTTCGAAATTGTCGCCACGGCCAATAGCGCCGGCGGCTTCCCCTTTGCTTCCCCGCTGCCGTTCGAGATCAGGCTGATCGACCCGGCAGGTGAGACCGTGCAGACCCTGTATCGCCCACTCGGCCCGGGCTATCACTCCCGGGTGACAATCCCGGCTGCTGGAGCGTCGGGCGACTGGAAGGTGGTCGTCCGCGAACTGGCCTCCGGCATTACGGCCGAGACGACCCTCTTCAAACGGCCGTATGATCCGAGCGAAGACGACCGGCCCCGCCAGCCAGCCTCCCCGGTGATGCTGCCGCGTCCCGCCGAAGTGGCCCAGTTCCTGCGAGGCGACGCGCCGGAGAAAATGGCCTCGCAGGAGCCCGTGCTGATCCTGCTCGACGAACGTCAACTGACCGGATCGCAGCAAGACCAGGAGGCCGGCGTCCTGGCATTGGCGGAAGGGCTGCGGCAACGCCTGGCGGCCGCCGGCCGGCCGGCCGAGGTGCGCCGCATCGGCGGCCTGGATCTGGTCGAAGCGCCGCTGCGCTGGCGACCCAACGGACGCGATGCACGATACCAGGCGGAAGCCGTGGCAGGTGAGCGGGTGCTGGTCGCCAAATCCCTGCACTCGCTGTACGAACGCGGGGCCGACGGCCAGGCGGGGCCGCTGGACGTGTTGCATCCGTCGTCGGGCTGGCTGGAACCTGGCGCCCGGCATCGGATTTATCGCGAGGTCATCCTGCTGGGCAACGTCACGCAGAACCGCTTTCTGGCCGACCTGCATGCGACGGTCGGCGTGCGAACCGACAACGGCTTTCTCGGACCCGGCGCCGCCCTGGTCCAGGTGGTGCATGAAGCGTTTACCCCGCACCATGCCTGTTTAAGCATCCAGGCTCCCGATCTGGCCGGGCTGCAGGCCGGCGTGGAAGCGGCCTGGGCGACCCTTTCGCCGCCGACGTCCGCTCCTCTGGCACGTGCCGATCTGTCGGGCAACAGCGTTCCGGTAGCCGTTTCTGGCATCCAGAAGCAGCCGTTGCCGAATCCCATTCAAACGGTGTTTGGCGCTCCCGTGCAACCGATTGAATTCCTGCCCGACGGCGGCCTGCTGGTCGGCGCCGGCACCCAGGCGAGCAGCTACTATCGGTTTGACGCCGCGGGGAAACTGCAGCAGCACTGGCTGGGCAAGTACGGCGTGCTGCTCGATCCGCGGCCGGCGACAAGCCCGACGGAAGGCCAGGCGGACAGCCTGGCGGGCATGTGGATTCGTGACTGGTGGGGCGTGCCAGGTTATGTCGATACGGTGGTGCGGGCCGACGCCCAGGCGACGCCCCAGTGGTTGATGGAGCAGCCGCGATACGCGCGGAGCTATGCCGGCTGGAAACATCCAGGCAGTCGCTCGGCCGTCCATCGTCAAAGCGGCGACCTGCTGACGGCCGGCAACGCCGTGCTCTCCCGGATTACCCCTGAGGGCGAGATCGTCTGGAAATACGACGACCTGGAAACGTCGAACTCGGTCGAAACGTTCCGCTTTGCCCGCGACATGATGATCCACGGCGTGAGCGACGACGGCCGCCACCTACTGATCGCGGCTTTCGGAATTGAACCGTACGCCAATCTGGTCAGCAAGATCTGGCGCCCCGCCTTGATGCTGATCGATGCGGACAACGGGAAGGTCTTATGGGAGAAGCCCGAGTTGCTGATCGACCATTCGGCCTGCGGCTTTGCGGGACCTGACCGGATCCTGGCCGCCGACGCCACGCCCGGTCGCCAGCGACTGATGCTGTTCGATCTGCAAGGGAAAGAGCAGTGGTCGATCCGCCGGCCCGACGGCGTGTCGGAAGCAGAGTTGACAAGCGACGGCTTGCACATAATCCTGCGGCCGGCTGCTCCGCGGGACGCCAATCGTCAGACGCTTGGTCCCGCGCAAGGACTGCAGAGTGTGACTTTGTCGCCAGCGGGCAAAGTCCTCGAGGAGCGGGAGTTCCCCCTGACGGCGGATCTGCATGACTCACGTTTTCTGCGTTCGGCCAACCGGGTGCTGGTGAGTACGGTGGACGGCAAGCTGCGCTGCTTCGCTCCTGACGCCCGCCTGTTGTGGGAGCAGACATTCCCGGGGCCGTGCCGCCTCTTGCCGGCGCCCGACGGCGAGCGGATCGCGGTGGGGACCGAGAACGGCCTGCTGTTGCTCCTGGACGCGGACGGCAAGGTGCTGCGGCAGACCGACCTGATGGCGTATAACGCAGTCGTCGATGAGGCGGCGTACGTTGCCGCCTATACGGCCTCGCCGGCGGAAGTCCCCCGGCGGGATCCGCGCGGCAAGGCGCCAGCCCGGATCGACGTCCGGCATGGCGAGTTCGTCAAATTCTCGCCCAACTTGCTTCCCCCGGCGGCGAACGTGTCACGCGTTACTCCGGCGGCTCCGGTCGAGCTGGCACTGCCGGCCGGACCGACCGGGACGCTCCTGCTGGCGCTGACGCAGCAAACGGCCGATGGCCGGCCCCCAGCCGATGACGCGCGGCTGCGGGTGGAGGTCAAAGCCACTGGATCGGACGAAGTGCTGTATTCGGCGGCCGTCGCTCTGTCGGCGGAACCGGCGGAGCGCACTTTCGCCTGGAAGCTGGTGAAGCCGACCGCCTTGACGCTTGCCATCCGTTACGAAGGCGCCGGAGCAGGAGCCACGCTGCACCAGGCGGCCCTGTTCTCGATGCAGTATCCGTCGACGAATCTGCTCGCCCAGCGCGTGCTCGAGGGACCCGACCAGCCGCTGGTCGAAGCGCCGGTCGACCTGGATCTGCTGCTGGGCGATGAGCAAAAAGCATCACCCCCCAAGGTGCGATTCTTTATGCCGAACGATATCGACCTGACCGCCAGGGCCCGCGGCGCGGCGCCCTTTTTGCCGGCCGTCCCGTTCACCATGCCGTTCGACGGCGATCTGGCCGGGGAGAAAACGTCCTGGCTGGGCAAGCCGATCCGCGGCAGCAGCCATGCCCAACTGCAGCTCACCTGGGATACGCCGGTAAAGTTAAGTGTCCTGGCCGCGTATGAGAACCCGGGCCAGCCGTACACGCGTGCGTTCGCCCTGTTCTGCCGCCGGGCCGATACGGGCGAATGGTTCCAGGCGGGCCGCCGGATCGATAACGAGAGTCCGTTTAACCTGTTTACCTTTCCGGCCGCCCAGGTCGACGCAGTGACGTACCTGTGGCTCCGCTCCCCCGACAGCCACGCCCGCCTGGCCGAGCTGGAAGGCTATCGGTCCGTCGGACTGCCTGGCCTGGAGCCGTAA